Below is a window of Nocardioides oleivorans DNA.
GAGGTGCGGTGAGCCGGCGAGGGCACCGATCGTGTCGGCGCCGTGGGCGATCGCGTGGGCCCAGCCCTTGTTGGGGACGAAGCCACGGGCGTCGACCTCGCTGAGGAACCACACCGCGATCCGGTCACCCCAGTCGAGGACCTTGGCGCCGGACAGCAGGTGGTGGAAGTTGTTGCGCTCGAGGCACTCGGCGAGGATGAGGGCGCTGAAGCTGCGCCGGAAGACCGTGTCGGTGCCGCTCTCGCCGAGCCCGACCGCCAGCCCCGCGACCATCCCGTCGCCCAGCCCGGCCAGCAGGTCGTCGTAGACGCCGCGCTCGATCCAGGTCGCCAGCGCCGGGTAGGCCGTGCCGTCGCGGACCTCCGGCCGGGTCGACCCGAGCATCGTGGTGAGCTCGGCGGTCAGGTCGTCCAGCGGCCTGTCCGACGGGACCTCGAACCCGGCTGCCTGCACCTGGTTCCAGTACCCGAGCGTCATGTCGGCCATCCTGCCAGCCGACCCCGACACCGACCCAGTCGAGCCCTAGGCTGACCGGGTGCCCTCCCTCCACGAGCTCGTGAGAGCCCACACCGACCTCGTCGAGGACGACGTCTCGTGGCTCCAGCTGCTCATGGCCGACTGGCAGATCCTCGCCGACCTCT
It encodes the following:
- a CDS encoding DUF2785 domain-containing protein; the protein is MTLGYWNQVQAAGFEVPSDRPLDDLTAELTTMLGSTRPEVRDGTAYPALATWIERGVYDDLLAGLGDGMVAGLAVGLGESGTDTVFRRSFSALILAECLERNNFHHLLSGAKVLDWGDRIAVWFLSEVDARGFVPNKGWAHAIAHGADTIGALAGSPHLAGAEHAVLLDVLAERAVQQPPDQPLVSGEADRIAAAAMRILRRNTLGTEVLEPWVHRIGAAANAYGPGAAGDPFAPTSGAQGLLRALFVHLSLAPEPPTVRPDLLLVVIDALRATNAPYLQVGTR